One genomic segment of Natrialbaceae archaeon AArc-T1-2 includes these proteins:
- a CDS encoding helix-turn-helix domain-containing protein, which yields MASSMSEYLQQDMECEGLLECIHGLKQLDRECFRVLVESEEPLTIDEVADRVDRERSTAYRSIQRLLQTGFIQKEQVNYDQGGYYHVYYPTDPEQIADDMQRMLNDWYAKMGQLIQEFEDKYDERVEPVTVES from the coding sequence ATGGCAAGTTCGATGTCCGAATACCTCCAGCAAGACATGGAGTGTGAGGGTCTGCTGGAGTGCATTCACGGTCTCAAACAGCTCGACAGAGAGTGTTTCCGCGTTCTCGTCGAGAGTGAGGAACCGCTGACGATCGACGAAGTGGCCGACCGGGTCGACCGCGAGCGATCGACCGCCTACCGATCGATCCAGCGACTGCTCCAGACGGGGTTCATCCAGAAAGAGCAGGTCAACTACGACCAGGGAGGATACTACCACGTGTACTATCCGACCGATCCGGAACAGATCGCAGACGACATGCAACGGATGCTCAACGACTGGTACGCGAAGATGGGCCAGCTCATCCAGGAGTTCGAAGACAAGTACGACGAACGCGTCGAACCCGTCACCGTCGAGAGCTGA
- the hemE gene encoding uroporphyrinogen decarboxylase, whose product MRDLFVRATRGERTERPPVWLMRQAGRYIPEYREIRSEYTFYEAITTPEVAERVTMLPWKLFEPDGIVMYSDILTALEPLGFSYHIESGVGPVIENPVDGPDDVDRDRRPIDETLPYVGELLERLQERLEGRAALIGFAGGPFTLAAYAAQGEPSRNYVALRRLRAAHPEAFRTLLEQFADVVAEYLTYQVDHGADVVKLFDTYAGLLGPADYREFLLPLHRRILESVDVPTVIFARNMGGRLDLLADSGADVVALDWTVEMADARAQLGDRPVQGNLDPAVLLGDEETVRKRTRQIIEAAGPSGHVLNLGHGVDKDTPVENVRAFVETAKSIDRG is encoded by the coding sequence ATGAGAGACCTCTTCGTCCGTGCAACACGGGGCGAACGAACCGAGCGCCCTCCGGTGTGGCTGATGCGCCAGGCCGGCCGGTACATCCCGGAGTACCGGGAGATCCGCTCCGAGTACACCTTCTACGAAGCGATCACGACGCCCGAGGTGGCCGAACGCGTCACCATGCTACCCTGGAAGCTGTTCGAGCCCGACGGGATCGTGATGTACTCGGATATCCTCACCGCGCTCGAGCCGCTCGGATTCTCCTATCACATCGAATCCGGCGTCGGACCCGTTATCGAGAACCCGGTCGACGGCCCCGACGATGTCGATCGGGATCGCCGACCCATCGACGAGACGCTTCCCTACGTCGGTGAGCTGCTCGAGCGCCTCCAGGAGCGACTCGAGGGCCGGGCAGCCCTCATCGGCTTCGCCGGCGGCCCCTTCACGCTCGCAGCCTACGCCGCCCAGGGCGAGCCCTCCCGGAACTACGTCGCCCTGCGACGACTCCGGGCGGCCCACCCGGAAGCGTTCCGGACGCTGCTCGAGCAGTTCGCCGACGTCGTCGCCGAGTACCTGACCTACCAGGTCGACCACGGCGCGGACGTCGTGAAGCTGTTCGACACCTACGCGGGGTTGCTCGGACCCGCGGACTACCGGGAATTTCTCTTGCCGCTACACCGACGCATTCTCGAGTCGGTCGACGTCCCGACGGTGATCTTCGCACGGAACATGGGCGGCCGACTCGACTTGCTCGCCGACAGCGGCGCGGACGTGGTCGCACTCGACTGGACGGTCGAGATGGCCGACGCACGCGCCCAGCTCGGCGATCGACCGGTCCAGGGGAACCTCGACCCCGCGGTCTTACTCGGCGACGAAGAGACGGTCCGAAAGCGGACCCGCCAGATCATCGAAGCGGCCGGCCCGTCGGGACACGTCTTGAATCTCGGACACGGCGTCGACAAAGACACGCCGGTCGAAAACGTACGCGCGTTCGTCGAGACCGCGAAGTCGATCGATCGCGGGTGA
- a CDS encoding carbon-nitrogen family hydrolase — protein MTGERTERRPSEDEVTIALAQLEIEAGDVPGNVDRALAAISRAADRGVDLVALPELFTVGYFAFDLYERHAEPFAGETFTRLREAAADHDVAVLAGSIVEDLAATEAVPTPAEEGLANTAALFDSSGELELVYRKHHLFGYESAERELLVPGERLETADVGGFTVGVTTCYDLRFPELYRELVDAGAELICVPSAWPYPRIEHWETLSRARAIENQCYVATINGSGSFADATLLGRSSVYDPWGVAVASSGDEPTIVTTTIEPSRVESVREEFPALQDRRS, from the coding sequence ATGACCGGCGAACGGACCGAACGGAGGCCATCGGAAGACGAGGTGACGATCGCCCTGGCTCAACTCGAGATCGAGGCGGGTGACGTCCCCGGCAACGTCGATCGGGCACTGGCGGCGATTTCCCGGGCGGCCGACCGCGGCGTGGATCTCGTCGCCCTGCCGGAGCTGTTTACCGTTGGCTACTTCGCGTTCGACCTGTACGAACGACACGCCGAGCCGTTCGCAGGAGAGACGTTCACGCGCCTGCGCGAGGCAGCGGCCGACCACGACGTCGCCGTCCTCGCGGGCAGTATCGTCGAGGATCTGGCCGCGACCGAGGCCGTTCCGACGCCGGCCGAGGAGGGGCTCGCGAACACGGCCGCGTTGTTCGACTCGAGCGGCGAACTCGAACTCGTCTATCGCAAACACCACCTCTTCGGCTACGAGTCGGCCGAACGCGAGCTGTTGGTTCCGGGCGAACGCCTCGAGACTGCCGACGTCGGCGGGTTCACCGTCGGCGTGACGACCTGTTACGATCTCCGGTTTCCGGAACTGTACCGCGAGCTGGTCGACGCCGGTGCCGAGTTGATCTGCGTGCCGAGTGCCTGGCCCTACCCGCGGATCGAACACTGGGAGACGCTCTCGCGGGCGCGAGCGATCGAGAACCAGTGTTACGTCGCGACGATAAACGGCTCCGGATCGTTCGCAGACGCTACGTTACTCGGTCGCTCGAGCGTCTACGATCCCTGGGGCGTAGCGGTCGCCTCGAGCGGTGACGAACCGACGATCGTGACGACGACGATCGAGCCGAGTCGGGTCGAATCGGTTCGCGAGGAGTTTCCCGCCCTCCAGGATCGGCGGTCGTAG
- a CDS encoding SRPBCC family protein: protein MTVRVERTFELSIAPDRVWEFIAVPENRARAISVVADYDVDSRTGTHITWHVELPIPLVRRTITVETEDVTRDPPTFVKFVGRSKVMDVTGEHEIESTNGGSRLVNSFVVDGKVPGVEKFFKRNLDGELENLRRALERDARRDS from the coding sequence ATGACCGTTCGGGTCGAACGCACGTTCGAACTCTCGATCGCACCCGACCGCGTCTGGGAGTTCATCGCCGTGCCCGAAAACCGCGCTCGGGCGATTAGCGTCGTCGCGGATTACGACGTCGACAGTCGGACCGGAACCCACATCACCTGGCACGTCGAGCTTCCGATCCCGCTCGTCCGACGGACGATCACTGTCGAGACCGAAGACGTCACCCGGGACCCGCCGACGTTCGTGAAGTTCGTCGGCCGATCGAAGGTGATGGACGTCACCGGCGAACACGAGATCGAGTCGACAAACGGCGGGAGCCGACTCGTGAACAGCTTCGTCGTCGACGGCAAAGTTCCCGGCGTCGAGAAGTTCTTCAAACGCAACCTCGATGGTGAACTCGAGAACCTGCGTCGTGCCTTAGAGCGTGATGCGCGGCGAGACTCATGA
- a CDS encoding DUF7123 family protein gives MTDYSDEEQRILSYLRESAARGEQYFRAKNIADAIGLSSKQVGARLPHLAEKSDDVDIEKWGRARSTTWKVTLS, from the coding sequence ATGACCGACTACTCCGACGAAGAACAGCGGATTCTCTCGTACCTCCGCGAGAGTGCCGCCCGTGGCGAGCAGTACTTCCGGGCGAAAAACATAGCGGATGCGATCGGACTCTCGTCGAAACAGGTCGGGGCGAGACTTCCCCACCTCGCGGAGAAATCGGACGACGTCGATATCGAGAAGTGGGGCCGCGCTCGATCGACGACGTGGAAGGTAACACTTAGCTGA
- a CDS encoding DUF7525 family protein yields MANATESTTDKELGLALILGFIAAAGAVGMFVGAPEIEAAWGFAAAMVFSTLAVVAIHLY; encoded by the coding sequence ATGGCCAACGCAACTGAGTCGACGACCGACAAGGAACTAGGACTCGCACTGATTCTCGGTTTCATCGCTGCCGCCGGTGCGGTCGGCATGTTCGTCGGCGCACCGGAGATCGAAGCGGCGTGGGGCTTTGCCGCCGCGATGGTGTTTAGCACGCTTGCAGTCGTCGCGATCCACCTCTACTGA